A genome region from Triticum aestivum cultivar Chinese Spring chromosome 2B, IWGSC CS RefSeq v2.1, whole genome shotgun sequence includes the following:
- the LOC123046229 gene encoding scarecrow-like protein 8, producing MEPGGPWRDPRQGYIYGLGSPMQMPAQQRSDPAAAGGVLKRSLGELERWQHQRQFAMQQELYLRAVRQRTAATSPAVSPLTSADIAAVLGGVPAQPFFSGSSLGGGLASPSSTLSSLTTASRAAMPLIQHHVHRQTPLVPSSAHAQTQAQAHALAVARVPAPSAVGSELSILQDLEKQLLGDDDEAEPAMSGTGSTVTSSEWEETIQRLNSITAASSPPLYAEATPNNKNNYSAAMTGSPSNSSTSTASSSASCSPPISATTSRQLLSEAAAAIADGNLETAAANLATLKRAANPRGDAEQRLVAVMVAALSSRIAPTASASSQQLADLCGAEHHTGSQLLHDITPCFRLALDAANIAIVEAVAGHRVIHLVDFDINAPQHAALIQRLADRRVPGTCLQVTAVTDPTSPFTQSLAATLPGVGERLKKLAELAGIEYHFRMISCRAVEIEASKLGCEPGEALAVNLAFALSHVPDESVSPANPRDELLRRVRALGPQVVTLVEQELNSNTAPLATRFSDAYLHYGAILDALDSTVSRDSADRARAEEAVANMSANAVGREGADRLERCEVFGKWRARFGMAGFRPVALAAGIADQVMARAGAPPPGLVVKPENGVLRLGWKQRVVAVASAWR from the coding sequence ATGGAGCCGGGCGGGCCGTGGCGCGATCCGCGCCAGGGGTACATCTACGGGCTCGGATCGCCGATGCAGATGCCGGCGCAGCAGCGCTCCGACCCGGCCGCGGCTGGCGGGGTTCTCAAGCGGAGCCTCGGCGAGTTAGAGAGGTGGCAGCACCAGCGCCAGTTCGCCATGCAGCAGGAGCTCTACTTGCGCGCCGTCAGGCAGCGCACGGCCGCCACGTCGCCGGCCGTCTCCCCGCTTACGTCGGCGGACATCGCCGCGGTGCTCGGCGGGGTCCCGGCCCAGCCCTTCTTCTCCGGGTCGAGCCTCGGCGGTGGCCTCGCGTCCCCTTCGTCCACGCTGTCGTCCCTCACGACCGCGTCCAGGGCGGCCATGCCGCTGATTCAGCACCATGTGCATCGGCAGACGCCGTTAGTGCCGTCCTCGGCGCACGCGCAGACGCAGGCACAGGCGCATGCTCTCGCGGTGGCGAGGGTGCCGGCTCCCTCGGCGGTTGGGAGCGAGCTGTCCATCCTGCAGGACTTGGAGAAGCAACTgctcggcgacgacgacgaggctgaGCCGGCGATGAGCGGAACCGGTTCTACGGTCACCAGCTCCGAGTGGGAGGAGACCATACAGCGGCTCAACTCAATCACGGCCGCTTCGTCTCCTCCACTCTACGCGGAGGCGACTCCGAACAATAAGAACAACTACAGCGCGGCGATGACGGGGTCGCCATCGAACTCGTCCACTTCCACGGCTTCTTCCTCGGCTTCCTGCTCACCGCCAATCTCGGCCACCACGTCGCGTCAATTACTCTCCGAAGCAGCGGCTGCCATCGCCGACGGCAACCTTGAAACGGCGGCCGCTAATCTGGCAACTCTCAAGCGTGCTGCTAACCCGCGCGGTGACGCGGAACAGCGGCTGGTGGCCGTGATGGTGGCCGCCCTGTCTTCGCGCATTGCGCCCACTGCCTCGGCATCGTCCCAGCAGCTCGCTGACCTCTGCGGCGCCGAGCACCATACCGGGTCCCAGCTCCTCCACGACATCACGCCCTGCTTccgcctcgccctcgacgccgctaACATCGCCATCGTTGAggccgtcgccggccaccgcgtcatacatctggtggacttcgacatcaaCGCCCCGCAGCACGCGGCTCTCATCCAGCGCCTCGCCGACCGGCGCGTGCCGGGGACATGCCTGCAGGTGACGGCTGTAACCGATCCCACCTCACCGTTTACGCAGTCCCTAGCAGCGACGCTGCCCGGCGTCGGGGAGCGGCTCAAGAAGCTGGCGGAGCTCGCCGGCATAGAGTACCACTTCAGAATGATCAGCTGCAGAGCAGTCGAGATTGAGGCATCCAAGCTGGGGTGCGAGCCCGGGGAGGCGCTGGCCGTCAACCTCGCCTTCGCGCTCTCGCACGTGCCTGACGAGAGCGTCTCGCCGGCGAACCCCCGCGACGAGCTTCTCCGCCGCGTGCGCGCTCTCGGCCCGCAGGTGGTGACACTCGTGGAGCAGGAGCTGAACTCCAACACCGCCCCGCTGGCCACGCGCTTCTCGGACGCGTACTTGCACTACGGAGCCATTCTCGATGCACTGGACTCGACGGTCAGCCGGGATAGCGCGGACAGGGCGCGGGCAGAGGAGGCGGTGGCAAACATGTCGGCCAACGCGGTTGGCCGGGAGGGTGCCGATCGGCTGGAGCGGTGCGAGGTCTTCGGCAAATGGCGCGCGCGGTTCGGCATGGCCGGTTTCCGGCCGGTGGCGCTCGCCGCGGGCATTGCCGACCAGGTCATGGCGCGCGCCGGCGCTCCCCCGCCAGGCCTCGTCGTGAAACCGGAGAACGGCGTGCTCCGGCTCGGATGGAAGCAGCGCGTGGTGGCCGTCGCCTCCGCCTGGCGCTAA